One Sphaerodactylus townsendi isolate TG3544 unplaced genomic scaffold, MPM_Stown_v2.3 scaffold_1692, whole genome shotgun sequence genomic window, ggggctacagttttgagggtccataactttggcccccctgaaccaaactgcaccaaacttggggggtatcattagggcagtctcctgatgagaccctgaaagttttgaggctgtgccttcagaaatgtgccccccacagcctgcaaaccCTTTCTctcacagcaatgcagaaaaccttaaatgcagaacaaagattccgggcaaatttctaggatatcctgcagggggtgcatttttggatgtaccTGCACCGTACTTCAGgggatcatctggagatgatagtacccttcaagtttggtgcagtttggttctaggggggccaaagcatggaccctcaaaactgtagactCATCTCCTATGAAGTctaattggaaacaatgggggatgggtcaccccctttagAGTCCAggttttggactccttgaaccaaacctcaccaaacttggggagtagcatacggacagtctcctgatgataggatgaaattttggtgctgatatgtctaaaaatgcaccccctgcaggcaccaatgtcctggtgcaaaaaaaatttggtaacGGTGGagtaccatgggggggggggcatctaatcccaggttttgcccagggctggcTCTgctccagggctgccttgttacgcccctgctcacCCCTTACAAGGTGCGTGAGCCCAAGCTGAGCAAGCTCTTTGGGGGATCtgcctggcgtgtgtgggagtgcacaggctaatctgaattccccagataagcctccacagctcagggggcagagcggggaccaaaacccggttcctccagagctcttaacctcccagctggtaaggccctttgagtctccttagaggagagaaaggagggatatagcTCCaactattctcctcctcctcctcctcctcctctttccattcTTTCTCCAGGGCCATTTTGGACTTCCAGTCAGCCCCTGCTCATTATTTACTGCACAGTTCTCAAGATTGCTCTGGACAGGGTAAGGCATCAAAATGCTTGAAAGATAAGAAACCATTAACAGACCCGGCTACCTGAGTCTTCCGTATATGGcgcatacccagtggtgggacgGAAAATAATTTAACGCGCCattctacaagcaccattttaacaaccggttctgcagaagtgttGCGAGCCTGCTGACTCCCACCACGGCATACGCCTCGTTTCACGACCACCTCTCACAGACCACTACCTAGATTCCAATCTCAGCTAAGGTCAACCTGGTGGTGTTCAGGGAATGGTCTGGACCTCCAGACTTCCGCCCAGTGAAGCTTGGACTGCTCTGTTGCTCAGAAACTGATAAGAAGTAGTGAACAAACCATACCTGAGACCTGTACATGCGCACGCCCTATTTCAGGACCACCCCTCACAGTCTTCCTCACTATATAGATTCCAGTGTCATTCAAGGTCAACCGGCTGATGGCCAGGGAACAGTTTGGGCCTGCAGTCTCCCGCCCAGTGAAGGCTGGACCGTTCTCTTGATCGGAAATTGATGGAATATATGTGAAGATCTCTTTTGATTCAACTTGCTCATCTCGAAACCAGGTGCATGTAATAATCTCAGGCTTTCCGGCTGGAATCAGAGTGGCGGTCTGTCCTCTCAATGGCCACTTTGGGTCCAACTTAACAGGAATGTCCTGGGCTTGGGTCAGCAGGAAGCACGAATTCAAGAGGAAGGCTGCAGAGCGAAGGCAGTAACAGAGGACTTTGAGATCTGTCCTGTCAACCAAGCTCCCCGCAGGCATGATGATCCTCTCAGTTGGGCCTGCAGAGAATCGATGCATCCACACGTGGTCTGATTCAGGCTGTCCTCCTCCAAAagagttttaaaaggaaattcaaaCTGCAGAGGGCTCCCCGGACTGGCCACACAGTGTTAGCAAATTGGCTGCGTAGAGGGCCTAGGACCAGTGCCCTCTTCCCTGACAATTAGTTCTCTACATGGATGACATCCAACCGTTTATCCCCAGCCTGGAGCGcaacagcttctttgcacaaGACCTTTCCCCAGCCCTGAATGTAAGGTTTTCCCAGACAGAATTACCTCAAGAATGGCGCAATTTCTACCCAAGGGGAAGGAAACGAACAAGGAAGCTGCCTTCTTGAAAGAAGAACTAAAAGCGGGTGTTTCTCGGCCCATTTGGGAGTCGTGAATCACTGACTGCGTGTAGAATGGCTAGATTTGGGCCCAGAAGTGCCTCAAATATGAAATCAAGACCCCCGAAGTCTGTTTGtgtttgggtgttgtgtggtttccggggctgCATGGCCACgttcttgtagcattttctcctgctgtttcgcctgcatcttcagaggatctgcttgTGTTGATTTCTTGCTACAAAATGCAAAgtggtgcacataggggcaaagaatccaaacttcacatacacgctacagggccGGGGTCACAGACCATTGCAGTGGATTTGGGGACGCctgaagttgatagttccatgggaatgtcaactcaatgcatggcagctgtgaaaaaggcaaactctatgctggggataattaggaaaggagttgataataaaactgaaaggATCGTCACACCCTTATATAGTT contains:
- the LOC125424988 gene encoding carcinoembryonic antigen-related cell adhesion molecule 16-like; this translates as MHRFSAGPTERIIMPAGSLVDRTDLKVLCYCLRSAAFLLNSCFLLTQAQDIPVKLDPKWPLRGQTATLIPAGKPEIITCTWFRDEQVESKEIFTYIPSISDQENGPAFTGRETAGPNCSLAISRLTLNDTGIYIVRKTVRGGPEIGRAHVQVSESASALGAGAISGIVLGSLALASLAGTLLYSFFRK